The window TCCAGCTTTAAGCCAccaaccaactccctgggcttttccagctcccaccctcccagcccttcctccctcttGCCGGCGGAAACCTCCCTGGCTCAACCCTCTGAGATTGCAAAAGCAAAGCTGGAACCTGAGCCCCCTTCTCCAAGCCTGGAGATGAAGATCCACAATTTCTTGAAGGGAAATCCTGGCTTCAGTGGCCTGAACTTGAATATTCCCATCCTCAGCAGCTTAGGGTCCAGCATCACCACGGAGAGCCACGCGGGCGACTTCCAGCGCgctcctgccagcacctccctggataACGTGGACGGAACGCCGGTGCGGGACGAGCGGAGCGGGACCCCCACCCAGGATGAGATGATGGACaaacccagctccagcagcgtCGACACCATCTCCCTGCTCTCCAAAATCATGAGCCCTGGCTCCTCTactcccagcagcaccaggtcgCCTCTGCAGAGCCGGGATGATGGATATTCCCAAGAGCTCCCCAATTCCGTGCACCCCTACAGGCCCTTTGGTCTGGGCAGGGAGTCTCCAGCCAGCCTGTACAAGCAGCCTGCTGACAGCATGGAGATCCCTTCCTCGCTGGGCATGGACTCCTCCCAGGAGAAGTTTTACCCTGACACCTCTTTCCAGGAGGATGAGGATTACCGAGACTTCGATTACTCCGGCCCTCCGCCCTCGGCCATGCTCAACCTGGACAAGAAGCCCACCAAGTCCATCTTGAAGTCGAGCAAACTCTCCGACGCCGCCGAGTACCAGCCAGTGCTGTCCAGCTACAGCCAGAGGTcgcaggagtttgctgtgaaatcCTCCTTTCCCCAGGCCATGAGGTCCATCCTGGAGCAGAGCGAGAGCTGCGATCCAATGGCAGCATCCCCCAGCATGTACGGGAGCTATGGCCTGAGGGGCAGCGACGCCACCTCAGATGGCTCCCCCTCGCCCAGCAAGAGCGAGGTCTTCTTCACCCCAGACTCCAACCACAACAACCTGAGCAAGCCGGGGGTGCACTCTGGCCTCTCGCAGAAGCAGTACCCAGACTCCCCCCACTCGCTTCCCCACCGCTCGCTTTTCTCTTCCAAcgccctctccagccctgctggccgAGCGCCGACAGCTGGCGTGGAGAAGTCCTTGGCTGCTTCCATCTCTGCCACCTCCACCATCGAGTTCAAGAACATGCTCAAAAACGCCTCCCGAAAGCCCTCCGAGGAGAAACATTTTGGCCCCATGTCCAAAAGCGGCTCTGGGGAGGGAGTGAGCTTGTCCGGGGCTCCCAAGGGCGAGCTGCCGCTGCCGGAGGAGCACTACCGCATCGAGACCCgagtctcctcctcctgcctggacCTGCCCGACAGCACGGAGGAGAAAGGAGCTCCCATCGAGACCCTGGGGTACCACAACGCCTCCAGCCGCGGGATGCCAGGAGAACCCATCCAGACTGTGGAGTCCATCCGGGTGCTGGGcaaagggagcagagggcacGGACGGGAGGCGAGCCGCGCAGCCGCGGGCTGGTTCGAGCTGGGCAGCGACAGGAGCGCCTTCGATAACGGCCCCTCGGCCACCGCGGAGCTGCCCGGCATGGGCGGGTTCGCGGCCCCCTACAAGGAGCGCGTAGCCTCCTTCCAGGAGAGCCACAACAACTTCCGCACCAACAGCTTCAGCCCCGCTTTCGAGCACCACCTGCCGCCGCCCCTCGCACCGCCCCCCATCGAGCACGGCGCTCCCTTCTCCCGGGACCCCGTGGGGCCTCCCGCCGggcctccccctcctccccccgccAAGGACCACGGCAGCCTCTTCCCGAGGGACCACTCGGTTCCCCCTCCCCGCATGCCGTCGGTGGATCACGCCAACCCTTTCTCGAAGGaaacctctgcctctctctccctgccccacggcgtcccccctcctccctccgtGGAGCACACCGGGGTGCCCTTCTCCGCCCCCCCGCCGCCCCCTGTCCCTGGGGAGCACGCAGGGGTCCCCTTCCCTACCCAGCCACCACCGAGCGGGGACCACAGTGCTGGCGGCCCCCCCTTCCCTGCGCCTCCCCCCCTGGCGGTGGACCACCAAGGGACGATGAAAGAGCATTTCCCCGTGCACCCCACGTCCCGGGAGCCCTCGGCGCAGCCCCAGCCGCGGGACCACGCCACGGCCCCCCTGTCCCGCTCCCGTGACACCGTGGGGCTCACCCccctccccagggagcagctggggactGCCCATTCcatgggccccccagctcacaGGGATGGTGGCCGTGGCGGTGGGGGGGTGCTGGTCAGGACCCCCCGTACCGACTTCAGGCCACGGGAGCCTTTTGTTAGCAGAGACCCCTTCCATAGCCTGAAACGGCCCCGGCCAccctttggcagggggggagcCCCTTTCTTTGCCCCCAAACGCCCCTTCTTCCCCCCCAGGTACTGAAGCTCCCAAGCTAAAGCAGCTGGAGCAGTAGAGtcgcttttttttttccacttggattcccctgattttttttttctcctcttcttttgtttttttgccCTCCAGAGCCCTCCCAATAACCTTCTCCTAAATTAAAcatttttggcctttttttttcctcccccccccccctttttttttttttcttttttttttttttggttgcttatTTCCTCCAGAGAATtaagaacaaaaaaacaacaacgaCCGAAAACGttttaaaacagaagaaaaaaaaagaacattttaactctcgaaaaaaagaagaaagaaatccccaacatctccccctccccctccggAAAGCTGAACCTCCACCCTCAGGACGTTTGATTTTTAAGCCCATCACCAAAAGGCTGCTTTAGGGAGGGGCGAAAGGGGCCAGAAGCGGCAGAGACaaaccccctccctgccccccttcCCCGTGCCTTGATGCTCCTCCTTCCAGCTGGCCAAAAAgaaaacctccccccccccgaggaaaaaaaaagaagcagcaaaaaggatccaaaaccaccaccaccaccctccgCCGATCCCCGCGGACTATCGGACTCCCCCAGGAGCTCCGAGGGGGACCACCCCTCAGCCTATGCGTCCCCCTTCCATCCCTCCCCCCCCGCGCTGTTGTCCGTTGGTTGGGTTgatttttggggttggttttttcttttggtccctggggactctgttgaCTTTCTACGTGTGTGTATATAATAACAATTAATAATCACTTTTTAATTCCATCTCAAGAGCGTTCAAACCAGAGCCTGAGGAAGGTGGCTGGGGGATGCTcccatcccccacccccccggccCCTTCCCCTCGCCTCCCCCCGGAGCCGCCCCCGGCGGCTTTTATATGAAGTTGGAATTTtacttgatttttcttttg is drawn from Pogoniulus pusillus isolate bPogPus1 chromosome 43, bPogPus1.pri, whole genome shotgun sequence and contains these coding sequences:
- the RPRD2 gene encoding regulation of nuclear pre-mRNA domain-containing protein 2 isoform X2; the encoded protein is MAAGGGGGGRASSSSSSAAASSSSAGALEASLDRKLQAVTNTMESIQGLSSWCLENKRHHNTIVYHWMKWLRRSAFPHRLNLFYLANDVIQNCKRKNAIVFRDTFAEVLPEAASLVKDPSVSKSIERIFKIWEDRNVYPEETILALKEALTSTNPKAALKSKIVAEFRPQSLIDELLLYKRSEDQIELKEKQLSTMRVDVCSTETLKCLKDKTGGKKFSKEFEEASSKLEEFVNGLDKQVKNGPSLTEALENAGIFYEAQYKEVKVVANAYKTFANRVSNLKKKLDQLKATLPDPEESPVPSPSMDAPSPTGSESPFQGMGEEEASRSPAGGARKQASPEAVTDNRDVEDMELSDVEDDTSKIIVEERKEKQPAPAAVPTKTESVPKVVPSTTAAGTTSVTVTMPAPAPAAPPAPKAASTAPIPPSPALALPNLANVDLAKISSILSSLTSVMKNTGVSPASRPSPGTPTSPTALTSGLKTPIMGTPSAPSNPLANILSKVEITPETILSALSKTQTQTAPALQGLSSLLQSVAGNSVQSSDAASQSTSASPANTTVPCLKGRSLPPTPQAFVSKTFGYSPNSSTAEVSSTSVNKASVGHTPGLSSSSFKPPTNSLGFSSSHPPSPSSLLPAETSLAQPSEIAKAKLEPEPPSPSLEMKIHNFLKGNPGFSGLNLNIPILSSLGSSITTESHAGDFQRAPASTSLDNVDGTPVRDERSGTPTQDEMMDKPSSSSVDTISLLSKIMSPGSSTPSSTRSPLQSRDDGYSQELPNSVHPYRPFGLGRESPASLYKQPADSMEIPSSLGMDSSQEKFYPDTSFQEDEDYRDFDYSGPPPSAMLNLDKKPTKSILKSSKLSDAAEYQPVLSSYSQRSQEFAVKSSFPQAMRSILEQSESCDPMAASPSMYGSYGLRGSDATSDGSPSPSKSEVFFTPDSNHNNLSKPGVHSGLSQKQYPDSPHSLPHRSLFSSNALSSPAGRAPTAGVEKSLAASISATSTIEFKNMLKNASRKPSEEKHFGPMSKSGSGEGVSLSGAPKGELPLPEEHYRIETRVSSSCLDLPDSTEEKGAPIETLGYHNASSRGMPGEPIQTVESIRVLGKGSRGHGREASRAAAGWFELGSDRSAFDNGPSATAELPGMGGFAAPYKERVASFQESHNNFRTNSFSPAFEHHLPPPLAPPPIEHGAPFSRDPVGPPAGPPPPPPAKDHGSLFPRDHSVPPPRMPSVDHANPFSKETSASLSLPHGVPPPPSVEHTGVPFSAPPPPPVPGEHAGVPFPTQPPPSGDHSAGGPPFPAPPPLAVDHQGTMKEHFPVHPTSREPSAQPQPRDHATAPLSRSRDTVGLTPLPREQLGTAHSMGPPAHRDGGRGGGGVLVRTPRTDFRPREPFVSRDPFHSLKRPRPPFGRGGAPFFAPKRPFFPPRY
- the RPRD2 gene encoding regulation of nuclear pre-mRNA domain-containing protein 2 isoform X1 translates to MAAGGGGGGRASSSSSSAAASSSSAGALEASLDRKLQAVTNTMESIQGLSSWCLENKRHHNTIVYHWMKWLRRSAFPHRLNLFYLANDVIQNCKRKNAIVFRDTFAEVLPEAASLVKDPSVSKSIERIFKIWEDRNVYPEETILALKEALSTTFKTQKQLKETLNKQPNKPWKKAQTSTNPKAALKSKIVAEFRPQSLIDELLLYKRSEDQIELKEKQLSTMRVDVCSTETLKCLKDKTGGKKFSKEFEEASSKLEEFVNGLDKQVKNGPSLTEALENAGIFYEAQYKEVKVVANAYKTFANRVSNLKKKLDQLKATLPDPEESPVPSPSMDAPSPTGSESPFQGMGEEEASRSPAGGARKQASPEAVTDNRDVEDMELSDVEDDTSKIIVEERKEKQPAPAAVPTKTESVPKVVPSTTAAGTTSVTVTMPAPAPAAPPAPKAASTAPIPPSPALALPNLANVDLAKISSILSSLTSVMKNTGVSPASRPSPGTPTSPTALTSGLKTPIMGTPSAPSNPLANILSKVEITPETILSALSKTQTQTAPALQGLSSLLQSVAGNSVQSSDAASQSTSASPANTTVPCLKGRSLPPTPQAFVSKTFGYSPNSSTAEVSSTSVNKASVGHTPGLSSSSFKPPTNSLGFSSSHPPSPSSLLPAETSLAQPSEIAKAKLEPEPPSPSLEMKIHNFLKGNPGFSGLNLNIPILSSLGSSITTESHAGDFQRAPASTSLDNVDGTPVRDERSGTPTQDEMMDKPSSSSVDTISLLSKIMSPGSSTPSSTRSPLQSRDDGYSQELPNSVHPYRPFGLGRESPASLYKQPADSMEIPSSLGMDSSQEKFYPDTSFQEDEDYRDFDYSGPPPSAMLNLDKKPTKSILKSSKLSDAAEYQPVLSSYSQRSQEFAVKSSFPQAMRSILEQSESCDPMAASPSMYGSYGLRGSDATSDGSPSPSKSEVFFTPDSNHNNLSKPGVHSGLSQKQYPDSPHSLPHRSLFSSNALSSPAGRAPTAGVEKSLAASISATSTIEFKNMLKNASRKPSEEKHFGPMSKSGSGEGVSLSGAPKGELPLPEEHYRIETRVSSSCLDLPDSTEEKGAPIETLGYHNASSRGMPGEPIQTVESIRVLGKGSRGHGREASRAAAGWFELGSDRSAFDNGPSATAELPGMGGFAAPYKERVASFQESHNNFRTNSFSPAFEHHLPPPLAPPPIEHGAPFSRDPVGPPAGPPPPPPAKDHGSLFPRDHSVPPPRMPSVDHANPFSKETSASLSLPHGVPPPPSVEHTGVPFSAPPPPPVPGEHAGVPFPTQPPPSGDHSAGGPPFPAPPPLAVDHQGTMKEHFPVHPTSREPSAQPQPRDHATAPLSRSRDTVGLTPLPREQLGTAHSMGPPAHRDGGRGGGGVLVRTPRTDFRPREPFVSRDPFHSLKRPRPPFGRGGAPFFAPKRPFFPPRY